A part of Vibrio sp. B1FLJ16 genomic DNA contains:
- the parM gene encoding plasmid segregation protein ParM domain-containing protein yields MSNAIKKFAVDDGSTNVKVSWLDQNGGIQTLVSPNSFRTDWKSAALRKDKKVFNYSIDGSKYTYDATSDKALETTHVDYQYDDLNLLAVHHALLQTGIEPCEVVLVVTLPITEYYRFEDCQKNDENIERKRQNLMREIVLNKGEVFKVVDVEVMPESLPAVLSTLVNSNVNEFTRSLVIDLGGTTLDMGVVVGEFDDVSAIYGNNEIGVSMVTNTVRKALAFADSDSSYLVANELIRRRADDTFVSEVVNDESQIDMIREKMNAKIHELGKQVVSEAKKFAKNPNRVYLVGGGAPLIYPAIQAAYETLGDKVILVENSQSALAQEMCLYHAADEEEAELQESGSVNE; encoded by the coding sequence ATGTCAAATGCTATAAAGAAATTTGCTGTCGATGATGGCTCTACTAACGTAAAAGTAAGCTGGCTAGATCAAAACGGCGGAATTCAAACATTAGTTTCTCCGAACTCTTTCAGAACAGATTGGAAAAGTGCAGCCCTAAGGAAGGATAAGAAGGTCTTCAACTACTCTATCGACGGAAGTAAGTACACTTACGATGCTACGTCAGATAAGGCTCTGGAAACCACACATGTGGATTACCAGTACGATGATCTTAATCTGCTTGCTGTTCACCACGCACTATTGCAAACAGGCATTGAGCCTTGTGAAGTTGTGCTTGTTGTTACCCTGCCTATCACTGAGTACTACCGCTTCGAAGATTGTCAGAAGAACGACGAAAACATTGAGCGTAAACGTCAGAACCTGATGCGCGAAATTGTTCTTAACAAGGGCGAAGTATTCAAAGTGGTTGACGTTGAAGTGATGCCTGAGAGCCTGCCAGCAGTACTTTCGACACTGGTAAATTCAAACGTAAACGAATTCACTCGCTCACTGGTTATCGATTTAGGCGGTACAACACTGGATATGGGTGTTGTGGTCGGTGAGTTCGATGATGTATCAGCTATCTACGGTAACAACGAAATTGGTGTATCTATGGTGACTAACACAGTACGCAAAGCGCTGGCATTTGCAGACAGTGATTCAAGTTACCTAGTGGCGAATGAGCTTATTCGTCGCCGTGCTGATGATACTTTTGTTTCTGAAGTCGTTAATGACGAATCTCAGATTGATATGATTCGCGAAAAAATGAACGCTAAGATTCACGAATTAGGCAAACAGGTTGTTTCTGAAGCGAAAAAATTCGCTAAGAATCCAAACCGCGTTTACCTGGTTGGTGGTGGCGCTCCGCTTATCTACCCAGCTATTCAAGCCGCTTACGAGACTTTAGGCGATAAAGTGATTCTGGTTGAGAACTCTCAGTCGGCACTCGCGCAAGAGATGTGCTTATACCACGCAGCAGATGAGGAAGAAGCAGAGCTTCAAGAATCTGGGTCAGTGAATGAGTAA
- the flhB gene encoding flagellar biosynthesis protein FlhB, producing the protein MSDDKTEAATGQRLQKARKEGQLPRAKEFTTAMTLAVTVLYFVIYGDTMWQTISNTFAMSFQFDVESVSNTQHLLKLFSKAVFFIVQLFLPLFLFKLISVIGGSVALGGWVMNLSLLMPKFDKISPLKGIKRIFSMNSIVEFLKNVLKVAIFFYLLYFAISENLHVITNLSRTSFNTAFLTVGTFIQDHVYTMIGVIILFGLIDFPYQKYTFNKQMKMSKQEVKEEHKQNEGKPEIKARIRQLQQQRARGTAAQAVPGADVVLMNPTHYAVALKYDLERAEAPFVVAKGIEEVAYYIRELAESNDVEVLVIPDLTRSIYHTTQIGQMIPNQLFVAVAQILNYVNQLRRWKAGTHLKPQSLPSFTIPEDLKY; encoded by the coding sequence ATGTCTGATGACAAAACCGAAGCGGCCACCGGGCAGCGGCTACAGAAAGCCAGAAAAGAAGGTCAGCTTCCCCGGGCAAAAGAGTTTACCACCGCAATGACTCTGGCTGTTACTGTGCTGTATTTCGTCATCTATGGAGATACGATGTGGCAGACCATTTCAAACACTTTTGCTATGAGCTTTCAGTTTGATGTTGAGTCTGTATCGAATACTCAGCATCTGTTGAAACTGTTCTCCAAAGCGGTGTTTTTTATCGTGCAACTCTTTCTGCCACTGTTTCTGTTTAAACTGATCTCGGTGATCGGCGGCAGTGTTGCATTAGGTGGCTGGGTTATGAACCTCAGCCTTCTGATGCCTAAATTCGACAAAATTAGCCCGTTGAAAGGGATTAAGCGCATTTTTTCCATGAACTCCATTGTTGAGTTTCTGAAAAACGTGCTTAAGGTCGCTATCTTCTTCTACTTGCTCTACTTTGCGATTTCAGAAAACTTGCATGTCATTACCAACTTATCCCGTACTAGCTTTAATACGGCATTTTTAACCGTTGGTACCTTTATTCAGGATCATGTTTACACCATGATCGGGGTGATCATTTTGTTCGGCCTGATCGATTTCCCGTATCAGAAATACACCTTCAATAAGCAAATGAAGATGTCCAAGCAGGAAGTCAAAGAAGAGCATAAACAAAATGAAGGTAAGCCGGAGATAAAAGCAAGAATTCGACAGCTTCAGCAACAACGGGCACGCGGTACTGCAGCACAAGCAGTACCTGGCGCAGATGTCGTTCTGATGAACCCGACCCATTACGCGGTTGCCTTGAAGTATGACTTAGAGCGCGCTGAAGCGCCGTTTGTCGTCGCGAAAGGTATTGAAGAAGTGGCGTACTATATTCGAGAACTGGCAGAGAGCAATGATGTTGAAGTATTGGTTATTCCTGACTTAACACGCTCTATCTACCACACGACACAGATTGGTCAGATGATACCTAACCAATTGTTTGTTGCCGTCGCTCAGATCCTGAACTATGTAAATCAGTTAAGACGATGGAAAGCAGGTACTCACCTTAAGCCGCAATCACTACCGTCATTTACTATTCCTGAAGATCTTAAGTATTAG